The following coding sequences lie in one Komagataeibacter sucrofermentans DSM 15973 genomic window:
- the treY gene encoding malto-oligosyltrehalose synthase has product MNSSTPAALVRATLRLQFRAGMTIDDATALVPQFARLGISHLYASPLFAARPGSTHGYDTVAHDRIDPALGGEVALTRLADRLHAHGMGLILDIVPNHMAVDAHNAWWMDVLAWGQSSVHATWFDIDWHDPDPDLRGRVLLPFLDRPLLKAMAAGSLILRYDGDGGLFHIHHHEHSFPLCPASYAALLAQVDAPGALLAAFTTVAVRGGPGAEADCAQAALRHWAATQRGQAALTRLAALHDGCDPEGRARLERLLAMQPWRLACWREAATRINWRRFFDITGLVGVCVERAEVFEAVHGYLFSLYQRGLIDGVRVDHIDGLTAPAAYCQRLRARLDALARLRPENALPGAAIYVEKILATHESLPAAWPVAGTTGYDFMDQVSAVLHDGCAAPVLDQLWAACGPDAKACGLIAREARAQLLANGFAAEFGRLVHLLATAEKAEGAACTPAGLRAVLEAVLVSFTLYRTYFGDEAVQDHAEDDAALHAAARAARPRLGAGLEPVLDAVMRALSARPEHAPPACVRRAEQAFEHLTAPLAAKSTEDTAFYRYARLISRNEVGSDPARLGLTVADFHAGCAARARLHPAAMLTTATHDHKRGEDSRARLAVLSEMAPQWRVQVSAWFARNGAQAAIGPDRIDELMLYQTMLGAWPLTPLASVAAREVWCERIVQWQTKALREAKRHTNWLDPDTAYEEACTAFVRRLAADAAFMAQMERVVARIAPAGALNGLAQTLLRLTTPGVPDLYQGCDLWDFSLVDPDNRRPVDFGLRHALLEHTSSFAASAATWRTGQVKLDLIRRILSFRARYPDLFAKGSYQPLEVDGADRDHAIAFLRQHDGFTLLVVAPRLPLGMEIQADTLALGRDMALRVTLPQPVGPWHSLLGALPVQATVPFTRGQVPLVCLVHDAGGRGLP; this is encoded by the coding sequence ATGAATAGCAGCACCCCTGCCGCCCTGGTGCGGGCCACGCTGCGGCTGCAGTTCCGCGCGGGCATGACGATCGATGACGCCACGGCCCTCGTGCCGCAATTCGCCCGTCTTGGCATAAGCCATCTTTATGCCTCGCCCCTGTTTGCCGCGCGCCCCGGCTCGACCCATGGCTATGATACCGTAGCCCATGACCGGATCGACCCCGCGCTGGGGGGCGAGGTGGCCCTGACGCGCCTTGCCGACCGGCTGCATGCCCACGGCATGGGGCTGATCCTTGATATCGTGCCCAACCACATGGCTGTCGATGCCCATAATGCGTGGTGGATGGATGTACTGGCCTGGGGGCAGTCTTCGGTCCATGCCACATGGTTCGACATTGACTGGCATGACCCCGACCCGGATCTGCGCGGGCGCGTGCTGCTGCCCTTCCTTGATCGCCCGCTGCTTAAGGCAATGGCGGCAGGCAGCCTTATTCTGCGTTATGACGGGGATGGGGGACTGTTCCACATCCATCACCATGAGCACAGCTTTCCGCTCTGCCCGGCAAGCTATGCGGCCCTGCTGGCGCAGGTGGACGCGCCCGGCGCGCTGCTTGCGGCCTTCACCACCGTGGCGGTGCGTGGCGGGCCGGGGGCGGAAGCGGATTGTGCGCAGGCGGCCCTGCGGCACTGGGCGGCAACACAACGGGGGCAGGCGGCCCTGACGCGCCTTGCCGCCCTGCATGATGGGTGCGACCCCGAAGGCCGTGCCCGGCTGGAACGCCTGCTGGCCATGCAGCCGTGGCGTCTGGCCTGCTGGCGTGAGGCCGCGACACGGATCAACTGGCGGCGGTTTTTTGATATTACCGGCCTTGTTGGCGTGTGCGTGGAGCGCGCGGAGGTATTTGAGGCGGTGCATGGCTATCTGTTCTCGCTTTACCAGCGCGGACTGATTGATGGCGTGCGGGTCGATCATATTGATGGACTGACCGCCCCCGCCGCCTACTGCCAGCGCCTGCGCGCGCGGCTTGATGCGCTGGCCCGCCTGCGGCCTGAAAACGCCCTGCCGGGGGCGGCCATTTACGTGGAAAAAATTCTCGCCACCCATGAGAGCCTGCCCGCCGCCTGGCCGGTTGCGGGCACCACGGGCTATGACTTCATGGATCAGGTTTCCGCCGTGCTGCATGATGGCTGCGCGGCACCGGTTCTGGATCAGTTGTGGGCGGCCTGCGGGCCGGATGCCAAAGCCTGCGGCCTGATTGCACGAGAGGCCCGCGCCCAACTGCTTGCCAATGGCTTTGCTGCTGAATTCGGGCGTCTGGTCCACCTTCTGGCCACGGCGGAGAAGGCGGAGGGGGCCGCGTGCACGCCTGCTGGCCTGCGGGCAGTGCTTGAGGCCGTTCTGGTATCCTTCACACTCTACCGCACCTATTTTGGCGATGAAGCGGTGCAGGACCATGCCGAAGATGACGCGGCCCTGCACGCCGCAGCCAGGGCGGCCCGGCCACGGCTGGGAGCCGGGCTGGAACCGGTGCTTGATGCGGTCATGCGCGCGCTGTCAGCCCGGCCGGAGCACGCCCCCCCGGCCTGCGTGCGCCGCGCCGAGCAGGCCTTCGAGCACCTGACCGCGCCGCTGGCGGCCAAATCAACGGAGGATACGGCCTTCTACCGCTATGCGCGGCTGATCTCGCGCAACGAGGTAGGGTCAGACCCGGCGCGGCTCGGCCTTACGGTTGCGGATTTCCATGCCGGTTGCGCCGCGCGGGCGCGCCTGCACCCTGCCGCCATGCTCACGACCGCGACCCACGACCACAAGCGTGGCGAAGACAGCCGCGCCCGCCTTGCCGTGCTGAGCGAGATGGCGCCGCAATGGCGTGTGCAGGTCAGCGCATGGTTTGCCCGCAATGGGGCGCAAGCCGCCATCGGGCCGGACCGCATTGATGAACTGATGCTGTACCAGACCATGCTCGGCGCGTGGCCGCTTACTCCCTTGGCCAGCGTGGCTGCACGTGAGGTGTGGTGCGAACGGATCGTGCAATGGCAGACCAAGGCCCTGCGCGAGGCCAAGCGCCACACGAACTGGCTCGACCCCGACACGGCGTATGAAGAAGCCTGCACGGCCTTTGTGCGCCGCCTTGCCGCCGATGCCGCTTTCATGGCGCAGATGGAGCGGGTGGTGGCGCGGATTGCCCCGGCGGGCGCGCTCAACGGGCTGGCGCAGACCCTGCTGCGGCTGACCACGCCCGGCGTGCCGGACCTGTACCAGGGCTGTGATTTGTGGGATTTCAGCCTTGTTGACCCCGATAACCGCCGCCCGGTTGATTTTGGCCTGCGCCATGCGCTGCTGGAGCATACGAGCAGTTTTGCCGCCTCCGCCGCCACGTGGCGCACGGGGCAGGTCAAGCTTGACCTGATCCGGCGCATCCTGTCGTTTCGGGCGCGCTATCCTGACCTGTTTGCCAAAGGGAGCTACCAGCCGCTTGAGGTGGATGGGGCGGATCGCGACCACGCCATCGCCTTTCTGCGCCAGCATGACGGGTTCACCCTGCTGGTGGTGGCCCCGCGCCTGCCACTGGGCATGGAAATACAGGCCGATACGCTGGCGCTGGGGCGCGACATGGCGCTGCGCGTGACCCTGCCGCAGCCAGTCGGCCCATGGCACAGCCTGCTGGGTGCCTTACCCGTGCAGGCCACCGTGCCGTTTACGCGCGGGCAGGTGCCCCTTGTCTGCCTCGTGCATGATGCGGGCGGGCGGGGCCTGCCCTGA
- a CDS encoding glycosyltransferase — MTIPEQEKTDFFDSDFCQHKNFWQKRKVSVLADMVFDFHNRKYFRHVRNIAHRQPVRRILVTSVRVPKRERRLHEVFRRLRNTKHKVDFVTAQMRDKGKFANINTALATVKLQDYDWVVITDDDVALPPRFLDGFISLCEVMGLKISQPAHRYHSYTSFTFNYRKWNSLGRVTRYVEDGPVTAFHRDAMAYVYPFPELRWAWATDIAFCNAARRNHHNVGIVDYTAIEHLKPAGQDYPMQAAKAEARAFLSRQALRPDRRELFRNMEILRDIHPDRLTYDVPCPMGLPATWPAARP, encoded by the coding sequence ATGACAATACCAGAACAGGAAAAAACGGATTTCTTTGATTCCGATTTCTGCCAGCACAAGAACTTCTGGCAAAAACGCAAGGTTTCCGTTCTGGCGGATATGGTGTTTGATTTCCATAACCGTAAGTATTTCCGCCATGTCAGGAATATTGCCCACAGGCAGCCGGTGCGCAGAATTCTCGTCACATCCGTGCGGGTGCCAAAACGCGAACGCAGGCTGCATGAGGTGTTCAGGCGGCTGAGAAACACAAAGCATAAGGTAGATTTTGTAACCGCCCAGATGCGTGACAAGGGCAAGTTTGCCAACATCAATACAGCCCTCGCAACAGTAAAACTACAGGATTATGACTGGGTGGTCATTACCGATGATGACGTTGCCCTGCCGCCGCGTTTTCTTGATGGGTTCATATCGCTATGCGAAGTCATGGGGCTGAAAATATCCCAGCCCGCCCATCGTTACCATTCCTATACATCCTTTACGTTCAATTATCGCAAATGGAACAGTCTCGGGCGCGTTACCCGGTATGTGGAAGACGGGCCGGTTACCGCCTTCCACCGCGATGCCATGGCCTATGTCTACCCATTTCCCGAATTGCGCTGGGCGTGGGCGACGGATATCGCGTTCTGCAACGCGGCACGCCGCAACCACCATAATGTTGGCATTGTGGACTATACAGCCATAGAACACCTCAAGCCTGCGGGGCAGGATTACCCCATGCAGGCGGCAAAGGCCGAGGCGCGGGCGTTCCTGTCGCGTCAGGCGCTGCGGCCCGACCGGCGCGAACTGTTTCGCAACATGGAAATCCTGCGCGACATCCACCCTGATCGCCTGACCTATGATGTGCCCTGCCCGATGGGGCTGCCCGCCACGTGGCCTGCGGCCCGGCCCTGA
- a CDS encoding FAD-dependent oxidoreductase encodes MGRRGLFAGSLALGALAGGRWASVPAAAAALHRTAVPGTVPRLVPMRPHADQITDIKVCLRPFRAAGPRLDVERVGEKIVIHNYGHGGSGWSLSWGSAEMAVGKAAALSPRRIAVVGCGVIGLTTALTAQRAGLDVTIYTRDLLPHTRSVRANGSWTPDSRVALTAPAGPQFADTWERMARYSWKSYRDYLGLPGNPIDFRDSYALSDTPFDAPETEPENPAGKGDYATTGMPQQSSEFASYGERIRDIIPASELLSAQENPFSVPYARRTPLMIFNFGAYGHLLLSEFYQAGGRIVIREFHTPADMKSLPEPVIINCPGYAARDLWGDRSLIPVRGQTAWLPPQPDVTYGVRYKGASALSKSDGLMIQGFDMSGLGEMDGVGSSFEHADRSEAEKAIGIFENLFARFPAVQG; translated from the coding sequence CTGGGCCGGAGGGGGCTGTTTGCCGGCTCCCTCGCCCTTGGTGCGCTGGCTGGTGGCCGGTGGGCGTCCGTGCCTGCCGCGGCGGCGGCCCTGCACCGCACGGCGGTGCCCGGCACGGTGCCCCGGCTTGTGCCCATGCGCCCCCATGCCGACCAGATAACCGATATCAAGGTCTGCCTGCGCCCGTTCCGCGCGGCAGGCCCGCGGCTTGATGTCGAGCGGGTGGGCGAGAAGATTGTCATCCATAATTATGGCCATGGCGGCAGCGGGTGGTCACTTTCATGGGGCTCGGCCGAGATGGCGGTGGGCAAGGCGGCCGCCCTGTCGCCCCGGCGCATTGCGGTGGTGGGGTGCGGGGTCATTGGCCTGACCACGGCGCTCACGGCGCAGCGCGCGGGGCTCGATGTCACGATCTATACGCGTGACCTTCTGCCCCATACCCGCTCGGTCCGGGCCAATGGTAGCTGGACACCGGATTCACGCGTGGCGCTGACCGCCCCCGCAGGCCCGCAATTTGCCGATACATGGGAGCGGATGGCCCGTTATTCATGGAAAAGCTACCGTGATTACCTCGGCCTGCCCGGCAACCCGATCGATTTCCGTGACAGCTATGCCCTGTCCGATACGCCTTTTGACGCGCCGGAAACCGAGCCGGAAAATCCGGCCGGCAAGGGCGATTACGCCACGACCGGCATGCCGCAGCAATCAAGCGAATTTGCCAGTTATGGCGAGCGGATACGCGATATCATTCCTGCCTCCGAGCTGCTTTCAGCGCAGGAAAATCCTTTTTCGGTACCCTATGCCCGGCGCACGCCGCTCATGATCTTCAATTTCGGGGCATATGGGCATCTGCTGCTGTCCGAGTTCTATCAGGCGGGGGGGCGGATCGTTATCCGCGAGTTCCATACGCCTGCTGACATGAAGAGCCTGCCCGAGCCTGTCATCATCAATTGCCCCGGCTATGCGGCGCGTGACCTGTGGGGGGACCGTTCGCTCATTCCCGTGCGTGGCCAGACCGCGTGGCTGCCGCCGCAGCCGGATGTGACGTATGGGGTGCGGTACAAGGGGGCCTCGGCGCTTTCGAAAAGTGACGGGTTGATGATACAGGGTTTTGACATGTCGGGGCTGGGCGAAATGGATGGTGTGGGCAGCAGTTTTGAACATGCCGACCGCAGCGAGGCGGAAAAGGCGATTGGCATATTTGAAAACCTCTTCGCCCGTTTCCCGGCGGTGCAGGGCTGA
- a CDS encoding mechanosensitive ion channel family protein: MRHSTQTGQRGEGRHFSASGQRRGFAGLLRAAVLGVLVLLAAYGPHAARAADESAAPASTSAHGMTPEQARQVLAVINDPARRAEFENTLAAMSAGLPPAPAPTAAPPAHAAAPAQQLTVQPDSLGSDLVQDTEALRASLIVQAQHFVALFGDLAFVVHWTHTIFADPQSRGILLDAVGRATLILLLALAGEHGLSLLLRKPLRGVTARAIATEKRLNLPDASPAAPDPSTQAAPAADDTGEQAATEAAARQLDMQAQHATLRLLARVPYSLMHMLIKLVPVGLFFGLGTGFAYMLTTTHQAMLVTLTLTNAYVVARVVYLLMETLFVPYSPAIRLCSASDQTAFMVTRWLNFLVAAPSVVVCLSTLGGVFDMPARGTEAIIRSVVLIEHVLVAIFTWRVRRHVASALQPSARLLQQPFWMFVSRLVYLWWVPAMFFNFALWLIWATHIQGGYAWIIRTVILTTAVVILSRLFSVLAYNVQNRLFHISPGMEARYPGLQARVNYYYPVARKILSFLLSFATIILFLQALGLPAINFLFHGRLGQKVMATITSVIVAYTVAVFIWEAANAVLQSQIARFENSSQQGRASRLRTVLPIIKTVLLALIIIIVAVTTLSQIGINVAPLLTGAGIMGAAIAFGAQSLVKDFITGFFMLVENAIQVGDWVTAGGVSGTVEHLSIRTLRLRSVNGDLHIIPFSGVSSIANTSRDYNLVVVDVMIDLSQDTQQLTRILQEELAALRKIPRFTHLILSDFTFLGIEQADGNGARFLGSIRTAPGSKWTVYRQYYSRVAVRMNVEGIKFPVPSYLNLIDNWAGNELKVDAMAKTPPRQGQA; the protein is encoded by the coding sequence ATGCGCCATTCAACACAAACCGGCCAGCGGGGCGAGGGGCGGCATTTTTCCGCAAGCGGGCAACGCAGGGGCTTCGCGGGCCTGTTGCGCGCGGCTGTTCTGGGGGTGCTGGTCCTGTTGGCGGCTTACGGGCCACACGCGGCCCGTGCGGCGGATGAAAGTGCGGCGCCCGCATCCACGAGCGCACATGGCATGACCCCCGAGCAGGCACGGCAGGTGCTGGCAGTCATCAATGACCCCGCCCGCCGCGCCGAGTTTGAAAATACCCTCGCGGCCATGAGCGCCGGGCTTCCGCCAGCACCCGCCCCGACTGCCGCGCCACCTGCGCACGCGGCGGCCCCGGCCCAGCAACTGACCGTGCAGCCCGACAGCCTGGGCAGCGACCTGGTGCAGGACACGGAAGCCCTGCGGGCCAGCCTGATCGTGCAGGCGCAGCATTTTGTCGCCCTGTTCGGGGATCTGGCATTCGTCGTTCACTGGACCCATACCATTTTCGCCGATCCGCAATCACGCGGCATCCTGCTGGATGCGGTGGGAAGGGCGACGCTGATCCTGCTTCTGGCGCTGGCGGGCGAGCATGGACTCTCGCTGCTATTACGCAAGCCCCTGCGCGGAGTAACCGCCCGCGCGATCGCCACGGAAAAACGCCTCAACCTGCCCGATGCCTCACCTGCCGCGCCAGACCCTTCCACGCAGGCAGCGCCCGCTGCGGATGACACGGGCGAACAGGCCGCGACCGAAGCCGCGGCCCGGCAGCTGGACATGCAGGCCCAGCACGCCACCCTGCGCCTGCTGGCGCGCGTGCCGTATTCGCTCATGCACATGCTCATCAAGCTGGTGCCGGTTGGGCTGTTCTTCGGGCTGGGCACCGGTTTTGCCTATATGCTGACCACCACCCACCAGGCGATGCTGGTGACATTGACGCTGACCAACGCCTATGTGGTGGCGCGGGTGGTGTACCTGCTTATGGAAACGCTGTTCGTGCCGTATTCGCCTGCCATCCGGCTATGCAGCGCGAGCGACCAGACCGCCTTCATGGTAACGCGCTGGCTCAACTTTCTGGTGGCGGCACCCTCGGTTGTGGTGTGTCTTTCCACGCTTGGCGGCGTGTTCGACATGCCTGCCCGTGGCACGGAGGCCATCATCCGCTCGGTCGTGCTGATCGAGCATGTGCTTGTGGCCATCTTTACATGGCGGGTGCGCAGGCATGTTGCCTCGGCGCTGCAACCCTCGGCGCGCCTGCTCCAGCAGCCGTTCTGGATGTTTGTGAGCCGCCTTGTGTACCTGTGGTGGGTGCCCGCCATGTTCTTCAACTTCGCGCTGTGGCTGATCTGGGCCACCCACATCCAGGGTGGTTATGCGTGGATCATCCGCACGGTCATCCTGACCACGGCGGTCGTGATCCTGTCGCGCCTGTTCTCGGTGCTGGCCTATAATGTGCAGAACCGGCTGTTCCATATCTCGCCCGGCATGGAAGCACGTTATCCCGGCCTTCAGGCGCGGGTGAATTATTATTACCCTGTTGCGCGCAAGATCCTGTCTTTCCTGCTGTCATTTGCCACCATCATCCTGTTCCTGCAGGCGCTGGGGCTGCCAGCCATCAATTTCCTGTTCCACGGCAGGCTGGGGCAGAAGGTGATGGCCACGATCACATCGGTCATCGTGGCCTATACGGTCGCGGTGTTTATCTGGGAGGCGGCCAATGCCGTGCTGCAGAGCCAGATCGCGCGCTTTGAGAATTCATCACAGCAGGGACGCGCGAGCCGCCTGCGCACCGTGCTGCCCATTATCAAGACCGTGCTGCTGGCGCTGATCATCATCATCGTGGCGGTGACCACGCTCTCGCAGATCGGCATCAACGTGGCACCGCTGCTTACCGGCGCGGGCATCATGGGTGCGGCCATCGCCTTTGGCGCACAGAGTCTGGTCAAGGATTTCATCACCGGCTTCTTCATGCTGGTGGAAAACGCCATACAGGTGGGAGACTGGGTTACGGCGGGCGGCGTGTCGGGCACGGTGGAGCATCTGTCCATCCGCACCCTGCGGCTGCGCTCGGTTAATGGCGACCTGCATATCATCCCGTTCTCCGGGGTGTCGTCTATTGCCAATACTTCGCGCGATTACAATCTTGTGGTGGTTGATGTCATGATCGACCTCAGCCAGGATACGCAGCAACTGACCAGAATACTGCAGGAAGAACTTGCCGCCCTGCGCAAGATCCCGCGCTTTACGCATCTGATCCTGTCGGATTTCACGTTTCTGGGCATTGAACAGGCTGATGGCAATGGCGCACGCTTTCTTGGCTCCATCCGCACGGCGCCGGGTTCCAAATGGACCGTGTACCGCCAGTATTACAGCCGTGTTGCCGTGCGCATGAATGTCGAGGGCATCAAGTTCCCCGTGCCAAGCTATCTCAACCTGATTGATAACTGGGCGGGTAACGAACTCAAGGTCGATGCCATGGCCAAGACGCCCCCACGGCAGGGGCAGGCCTGA
- the malQ gene encoding 4-alpha-glucanotransferase has product MNNRTLVERARHAGLSLRWRDAAGEMHRVSNESLRRLLAVLEGHAPPPRPRGALPAMVVGVAGQATVLPLPPGDAGGRFRLVLENGGEIEGRLRLMRGHPALPPVGVCGYHRLEMGDTPTTLAIAPASCPRVSRVCGGGSVRAWGLGAQVYGLRMAGDGGIGHFGAVETLARVAAARGADALAISPAHAMFAARPGQYSPYSPSSRLFLNGLLADPHAVFDTATVQAAVVKQGAAYVDTLRQLEDAPLIDWVRASTCRYQLLRRLYDDRIAASPPQAMRDFRAAGGRALEQHALFEALHAYFSTRGERGSDWRRWPVAMRQPDSPEVARFAQEFAHDVTFHVFVQWLAATSLARACAGARAAGMRIGLIKDMAVGVDPTGSECWARQSEFLLGAGIGAPPDALSPLGQDWGLTTFSPAGLRATGYRAFIDTLRAGFAHGGGLRIDHVMALERLWIIPQGGASAEGSYLSFPVRDLMRLVSLEAMRADAMVIGEDLGTVTTAFRKAAGAHGIMGMNVLFFERTPHGVFKPPATWSPHATAMTTTHDLPTVAGWWQGTDIAWREKLHQLPTGLDPNTVHDERENDRTALWSALMQDRPASAARGRAGEKPSPDATGAARVVEEAIGFVGRAACPLALMAVEDMLGLVEQPNLPGTTSGHPNWQRRYPGMAATLLSGHDTRRRFNRLRAGRAHE; this is encoded by the coding sequence ATGAATAACCGCACCCTTGTCGAGCGCGCCCGCCATGCCGGGCTGAGCCTGCGCTGGCGCGATGCCGCGGGCGAGATGCACCGCGTCTCGAACGAGAGCCTGCGCCGCCTGCTGGCCGTGCTGGAAGGTCATGCCCCGCCGCCACGCCCGCGCGGGGCCCTCCCTGCCATGGTGGTGGGCGTTGCCGGGCAGGCCACCGTGCTGCCCCTGCCACCCGGCGATGCGGGGGGCCGCTTTCGCCTCGTGCTGGAAAATGGCGGGGAGATTGAAGGCAGGCTGCGCCTGATGCGTGGCCACCCCGCGCTGCCCCCCGTGGGGGTGTGCGGCTACCACCGGCTGGAAATGGGCGACACGCCCACCACCCTGGCCATAGCGCCTGCATCCTGCCCGCGCGTGAGCCGGGTATGCGGCGGGGGCAGCGTGCGGGCCTGGGGTCTGGGCGCGCAGGTTTATGGCCTGCGCATGGCGGGCGATGGAGGCATTGGCCATTTTGGCGCGGTGGAAACGCTGGCCCGCGTGGCTGCGGCACGGGGGGCGGATGCGCTGGCCATCAGCCCGGCCCATGCCATGTTTGCCGCGCGCCCCGGTCAATACAGCCCGTATTCACCCTCCTCGCGCCTGTTCCTCAACGGGTTGCTGGCCGACCCGCATGCCGTGTTCGACACCGCAACCGTGCAGGCTGCCGTAGTCAAGCAGGGGGCCGCCTATGTCGATACGCTCAGGCAGCTTGAGGATGCGCCGCTGATCGACTGGGTACGGGCCAGCACATGCCGCTACCAGTTGCTCAGGCGGCTGTATGATGACCGGATCGCGGCCAGTCCGCCACAGGCCATGCGCGACTTCCGCGCGGCGGGGGGCAGGGCGCTCGAGCAGCATGCCCTGTTCGAGGCGCTGCATGCCTATTTCTCCACCCGTGGCGAACGCGGCAGCGACTGGCGGCGCTGGCCCGTGGCCATGCGCCAGCCCGACAGCCCCGAAGTGGCGCGGTTTGCGCAGGAATTCGCCCATGACGTGACGTTCCATGTGTTCGTGCAGTGGCTGGCGGCCACCAGCCTGGCCCGTGCCTGCGCGGGCGCGCGGGCGGCAGGCATGCGCATCGGCCTGATCAAGGACATGGCGGTGGGCGTGGACCCCACGGGCAGCGAATGCTGGGCGCGGCAGTCCGAGTTCCTGCTCGGTGCAGGCATTGGCGCGCCGCCCGATGCGCTCAGCCCGCTGGGGCAGGACTGGGGGCTGACCACGTTCTCGCCCGCGGGGCTGCGCGCCACGGGCTACCGCGCCTTTATCGATACGCTGCGCGCAGGCTTCGCCCATGGCGGGGGGCTGCGCATTGACCATGTCATGGCGCTGGAACGACTGTGGATCATACCGCAGGGCGGCGCCTCGGCTGAGGGGAGTTACCTGTCCTTTCCCGTGCGCGACCTGATGCGGCTCGTCTCCCTTGAGGCCATGCGGGCCGACGCCATGGTGATTGGCGAGGACCTGGGCACGGTCACCACCGCCTTTCGCAAGGCGGCGGGCGCGCACGGCATCATGGGCATGAACGTGCTGTTTTTCGAGCGCACGCCGCACGGGGTGTTCAAACCGCCCGCCACATGGTCGCCCCACGCCACGGCCATGACCACCACCCATGACCTGCCCACGGTGGCGGGATGGTGGCAGGGAACGGACATCGCCTGGCGCGAGAAGCTGCATCAGCTCCCCACGGGCCTCGACCCCAACACCGTGCATGACGAGCGTGAAAATGACCGCACCGCCCTGTGGTCCGCCCTGATGCAGGACCGCCCCGCGTCTGCCGCGCGGGGGCGGGCGGGGGAAAAGCCATCACCTGACGCCACCGGGGCGGCAAGGGTGGTGGAGGAGGCCATCGGCTTCGTGGGGCGGGCGGCGTGCCCGCTGGCCCTCATGGCGGTGGAGGACATGCTCGGCCTTGTCGAGCAGCCCAACCTGCCGGGCACCACGAGTGGCCACCCCAACTGGCAGCGCCGCTACCCCGGCATGGCCGCAACCCTGCTGTCGGGGCATGATACGCGTCGGCGCTTCAACCGCCTGCGCGCGGGCCGCGCCCATGAATAG
- a CDS encoding c-type cytochrome: MRGLQAKARGAALGAGLLALTVQVAQAAPARAAMSYYTTAQAERGAATYQQSCAVCHGADLGGAFDVPPLVGRFAANWAGAPLSQLFDYMAKAMPLFAPGTLTPAQNADLLAFMLRENGAPAGSRDLPATLDGLKNMMFPKSTPASVK; encoded by the coding sequence ATGCGCGGCCTACAGGCAAAGGCGCGCGGTGCCGCGCTGGGGGCCGGGCTGCTGGCCCTGACAGTGCAGGTGGCCCAGGCAGCGCCTGCACGTGCCGCCATGTCGTATTACACGACGGCACAGGCCGAGCGGGGGGCTGCGACCTACCAGCAGTCCTGCGCGGTGTGCCATGGGGCGGATCTGGGCGGGGCGTTTGATGTGCCGCCGCTTGTAGGGCGTTTTGCCGCCAACTGGGCGGGGGCGCCGTTGAGCCAGCTATTTGACTACATGGCAAAAGCCATGCCGCTTTTTGCGCCCGGCACGCTGACACCCGCGCAGAATGCGGATCTGCTGGCGTTCATGCTGCGTGAAAATGGCGCGCCCGCAGGCAGTCGTGACCTGCCTGCCACCCTTGATGGGCTGAAAAACATGATGTTTCCCAAATCGACCCCGGCCAGCGTGAAGTAA